A genomic region of Phocoena sinus isolate mPhoSin1 chromosome 18, mPhoSin1.pri, whole genome shotgun sequence contains the following coding sequences:
- the LOC116743352 gene encoding glucose-fructose oxidoreductase domain-containing protein 2-like isoform X2, which produces MVTASRYYPQLMSLVGNVLRFLPAFVRMKQLIAEHYVGAVMICDARVCSGSLLSPNYGWICDELMGGGGLHTMGTYIVDLLTHLTGQKAEKMLMGGGVCSIVTLNFNMPGAFVHEVMVVGSAGRLVARGADLYGQKNSATQEELLLRDSLAVGTGLPEQGPQDVPLLYLKGMVYMVQALRQSFQGQGDRRTWDHTPVSMAASFEDGLYMQSVVDAIKRSSRSGEWEAVEVLTEEPDANQNLCEALQRNNLSTWAELNSGESEGGPRRTPPPVLIYSSDW; this is translated from the exons ATGGTGACAGCCTCGCGCTACTACCCGCAGCTGATGAGCCTGGTGGGGAACGTGCTGCGCTTCCTGCCTGCCTTCGTGCGCATGAAGCAGCTGATTGCCGAGCACTACGTGGGTGCAGTGATGATCTGTGATGCCCGCGTCTGCTCGGGCAGCCTGCTCAGCCCCAACTACGGCTGGATCTGTGATGAGCTCATGGGCGGTGGGGGCCTACACACCATGGGCACCTACATTGTGGACCTGCTGACCCACTTGACTGGCCAGAAAGCCGAGAAGATGCTCATGGGCGGGGGTGTGTGCAGCATAGTAACACTCAACTTCAACATGCCAGGCGCCTTCGTGCACGAGGTCATGGTGGTGGGCTCTGCGGGACGCCTTGTTGCCCGGGGAGCTGACCTCTACGGGCAGAAGAACTCTGCCACACAAGAGGAGCTGCTGCTGAGGGACTCGCTGGCTGTGGGCACGGGGCTCCCCGAGCAGGGGCCCCAGGATGTCCCGCTGCTTTACCTGAAGGGCATGGTCTACATGGTGCAGGCCCTGCGCCAGTCCTTCCAGGGGCAGGGTGACCGCCGCACGTGGGACCATACCCCCGTCTCCATGGCCGCCTCATTCGAGGATGGGCTCTACATGCAGAGCGTGGTGGATGCCATCAAACGGTCGAGCCGATCCGGGGAGTGGGAGGCTGTGGAGGTGCTGACGGAGGAGCCCGACGCCAACCAGAACCTGTGCGAGGCGCTCCAGCGGAATAACCT GTCAACTTGGGCAGAGTTGAATTCGGGTGAATCCGAAGGTGGCCCCAGGAGAACGCCCCCTCCAGTGCTCATTTACTCCTCAGACTGGTGA
- the LOC116743352 gene encoding glucose-fructose oxidoreductase domain-containing protein 2-like isoform X1, producing MKKLPGVGVFGTGSSARVLVPLLRAEGFTVEALWGKTEEEAKQLADEMNITFYTSRTDDVLLHQDVDLVCINIPPPLTRQISVKALGIGKNVVCEKAATSVDAFRMVTASRYYPQLMSLVGNVLRFLPAFVRMKQLIAEHYVGAVMICDARVCSGSLLSPNYGWICDELMGGGGLHTMGTYIVDLLTHLTGQKAEKMLMGGGVCSIVTLNFNMPGAFVHEVMVVGSAGRLVARGADLYGQKNSATQEELLLRDSLAVGTGLPEQGPQDVPLLYLKGMVYMVQALRQSFQGQGDRRTWDHTPVSMAASFEDGLYMQSVVDAIKRSSRSGEWEAVEVLTEEPDANQNLCEALQRNNLSTWAELNSGESEGGPRRTPPPVLIYSSDW from the exons ATGAAGAAGCTTCCCGGAGTGGGCGTGTTTGGGACTGGCAGCTCTGCCCGGGTTCTGGTCCCACTGCTGCGGGCAGAAGGGTTCACGGTGGAGGCCCTGTGGGGGAAGACTGAGGAGGAGGCGAAGCAGCTTGCCGACGAGATGAACATCACCTTCTACACCAGCCGGACCGATGACGTCTTGCTGCATCAAGACGTGGATCTGGTGTGCATCAACATCCCCCCTCCGCTTACCCGACAGATATCTGTGAAGGCTCTAGGCATTGGGAAGAATGTGGTTTGTGAGAAGGCAGCAACCTCGGTGGATGCCTTCCGGATGGTGACAGCCTCGCGCTACTACCCGCAGCTGATGAGCCTGGTGGGGAACGTGCTGCGCTTCCTGCCTGCCTTCGTGCGCATGAAGCAGCTGATTGCCGAGCACTACGTGGGTGCAGTGATGATCTGTGATGCCCGCGTCTGCTCGGGCAGCCTGCTCAGCCCCAACTACGGCTGGATCTGTGATGAGCTCATGGGCGGTGGGGGCCTACACACCATGGGCACCTACATTGTGGACCTGCTGACCCACTTGACTGGCCAGAAAGCCGAGAAGATGCTCATGGGCGGGGGTGTGTGCAGCATAGTAACACTCAACTTCAACATGCCAGGCGCCTTCGTGCACGAGGTCATGGTGGTGGGCTCTGCGGGACGCCTTGTTGCCCGGGGAGCTGACCTCTACGGGCAGAAGAACTCTGCCACACAAGAGGAGCTGCTGCTGAGGGACTCGCTGGCTGTGGGCACGGGGCTCCCCGAGCAGGGGCCCCAGGATGTCCCGCTGCTTTACCTGAAGGGCATGGTCTACATGGTGCAGGCCCTGCGCCAGTCCTTCCAGGGGCAGGGTGACCGCCGCACGTGGGACCATACCCCCGTCTCCATGGCCGCCTCATTCGAGGATGGGCTCTACATGCAGAGCGTGGTGGATGCCATCAAACGGTCGAGCCGATCCGGGGAGTGGGAGGCTGTGGAGGTGCTGACGGAGGAGCCCGACGCCAACCAGAACCTGTGCGAGGCGCTCCAGCGGAATAACCT GTCAACTTGGGCAGAGTTGAATTCGGGTGAATCCGAAGGTGGCCCCAGGAGAACGCCCCCTCCAGTGCTCATTTACTCCTCAGACTGGTGA